The following are encoded together in the Arcticibacterium luteifluviistationis genome:
- a CDS encoding glycoside hydrolase family 16 protein, translated as MAKQKSTSFAKISLFLTLALLGCAEEDGITAQQGKIMFDDFNYESSTDPILGNFGWTVRTGRGGPGESGTTWLEENIDFIDDEVIPDNKLLRLTSTTNGAGRNTYQAEIYHPQTYLEGTYAARIHFFDSPSEGIDGDEVNQTFFAISTLDYPLDSNYSELDFAEYLPNGGWGSGEPTFWMTSWETYQNSPYIQDSKTDEIDESFEGWHTVSATVGNGEIKYYIDGILRATHDGEYFPEQDMSITFNLWFIAGRLLDDTSTRSYQELVDWVYFSEDLEIDHTQIENKVTELRQKDIIRIDDFK; from the coding sequence ATGGCTAAGCAAAAATCAACATCGTTCGCAAAAATTTCATTGTTTTTAACTTTGGCACTCTTGGGCTGTGCCGAAGAAGATGGCATAACTGCTCAGCAGGGCAAAATAATGTTTGATGATTTCAATTATGAAAGCAGTACAGACCCTATTTTAGGAAATTTTGGATGGACTGTAAGAACGGGACGGGGCGGACCGGGAGAATCTGGCACTACTTGGCTAGAAGAAAACATTGATTTTATTGATGACGAAGTCATCCCTGACAATAAACTGCTTCGGCTTACATCTACTACCAATGGAGCTGGAAGAAACACCTATCAAGCCGAAATCTATCATCCTCAAACCTACCTTGAAGGAACATACGCAGCAAGAATCCATTTTTTTGATAGCCCATCAGAAGGTATAGATGGAGACGAAGTGAATCAAACTTTCTTTGCAATTTCTACTTTAGATTACCCATTAGACAGCAATTACAGTGAACTAGATTTTGCAGAATACCTTCCAAACGGTGGATGGGGTTCTGGTGAGCCCACTTTCTGGATGACCTCCTGGGAGACCTATCAAAATTCACCATACATCCAAGATTCTAAAACCGACGAAATAGACGAGAGCTTTGAGGGCTGGCACACCGTTAGTGCCACCGTGGGAAATGGAGAAATCAAATATTATATTGATGGCATATTAAGAGCCACACACGATGGCGAATATTTTCCTGAACAAGATATGAGTATCACTTTCAACCTTTGGTTTATTGCCGGTCGTCTCTTAGACGATACTAGCACCAGAAGCTACCAAGAATTAGTAGACTGGGTTTACTTCTCTGAAGATTTGGAGATAGACCACACTCAAATTGAAAATAAAGTAACGGAATTGAGACAAAAAGACATTATTCGCATAGACGATTTTAAATAG
- a CDS encoding alpha/beta hydrolase gives MKKITFLIALLFPVLLNAQSGKVMDNLKMDSKILKMERNYAVYLPPGYETSERSYPVLYLLHGATDNHTGWIQFGEVLHITDKAIQEGTATPMIIIMPDADTKVMGYFNVPDYNYEDFFFEEFIPHVEQKYRIKSTKRFRAVAGLSMGGGGSFMYGLRHPDMFSSACPLSAYVGPLTLEQADLSMKRRNPGITDAQVKSYFENYNALNLLAKADVEKVKSVRWYIDCGDDDFLYEGNSQMHIEMRKKEIPHEYRVRDGGHRWSYWRSALPEVLRFVSDSFHQN, from the coding sequence ATGAAAAAAATAACTTTTCTAATCGCTTTACTTTTCCCTGTGCTGCTAAATGCACAATCAGGAAAAGTGATGGACAACCTAAAAATGGATAGTAAAATCCTGAAAATGGAACGTAACTATGCTGTCTATTTACCGCCAGGCTACGAAACTTCTGAGCGTTCTTACCCCGTTTTATATTTACTTCATGGTGCCACAGATAACCATACAGGCTGGATACAATTTGGTGAAGTTTTACACATTACAGACAAGGCTATTCAAGAAGGAACAGCTACTCCAATGATAATCATAATGCCTGATGCCGACACCAAGGTGATGGGTTATTTTAATGTCCCTGATTATAATTACGAAGACTTTTTCTTTGAAGAATTCATACCACATGTAGAGCAGAAATACAGAATAAAAAGCACCAAAAGATTCCGTGCAGTGGCAGGGCTTTCTATGGGCGGTGGTGGCTCTTTCATGTACGGCTTGCGTCATCCTGACATGTTTTCTTCAGCCTGTCCTTTGAGTGCTTATGTTGGCCCATTAACTTTAGAGCAGGCAGACCTAAGTATGAAAAGAAGAAATCCTGGCATTACAGATGCTCAGGTAAAATCCTACTTTGAAAACTATAATGCTCTAAACTTGCTGGCAAAAGCTGATGTAGAAAAAGTAAAAAGTGTAAGGTGGTATATAGACTGCGGTGATGACGATTTCCTGTACGAAGGAAACTCACAAATGCACATAGAAATGAGAAAGAAAGAAATCCCTCATGAATACAGGGTGAGAGATGGTGGCCACAGGTGGTCTTACTGGCGTTCTGCATTGCCTGAGGTACTAAGATTTGTTTCCGACTCGTTTCATCAAAACTGA
- a CDS encoding gluconate 2-dehydrogenase subunit 3 family protein produces MKRRNLLKNLTLGTAAMVAVPAWAKNWSKTDLPLGKALAPADEALLTDIIDTLIPKTDTPGAIELGVEKFVKAMLDAMQTEEEQKAFYAQIPAVDAFAKRKFGSAFSSLTVNQKVECLGMIETNENQDLKKFFGTLKYYSIQGYTGSEWYMTEKAGYEYAPGYGYGCVDIEQ; encoded by the coding sequence ATGAAAAGAAGAAATTTATTAAAAAACTTAACCCTCGGTACTGCAGCAATGGTTGCCGTACCCGCATGGGCGAAAAATTGGTCAAAAACTGACCTGCCTTTAGGTAAAGCACTAGCTCCTGCAGATGAGGCCTTACTCACAGACATCATTGACACCCTGATTCCTAAAACGGACACACCTGGTGCCATAGAACTTGGGGTTGAAAAGTTTGTCAAAGCCATGCTAGATGCGATGCAAACAGAAGAAGAACAGAAAGCTTTTTATGCACAAATTCCAGCAGTGGATGCTTTTGCAAAAAGAAAGTTCGGGTCAGCGTTTTCAAGCCTTACGGTCAATCAAAAGGTAGAATGCTTAGGCATGATTGAAACAAATGAAAACCAAGACCTTAAAAAGTTCTTTGGCACCTTAAAATATTATAGCATTCAAGGTTACACAGGCTCTGAATGGTACATGACCGAAAAAGCAGGTTACGAATACGCCCCAGGATACGGCTATGGCTGTGTCGATATTGAACAATAA
- a CDS encoding GMC oxidoreductase: MTNKDKSSKKRKYDAIVIGSGISGGWAAKELAEKGLKTLILERGPDVKHIIDYPTTNMQPWDFEHGLGLSLKEKEENPIASKCYIFKEDAKQFVVKDKEQPYVQDKPFDWIRGYQVGGKSLLWARETQRWSHLDFEGPARDGFAVEWPVTYDELAPWYSYVEKFAGISGNRDGIESLPDGEFLKPFEQSCVEEYFDKFLQKNYENRRAIIARKAHITDPQDIHTQQGRARCMHRNLCQRGCPYGGYFSSNASTIPWALNTGNCTLRADSVVQSIIYDEQKGKAVGVKVIDRITKEEIDFFADIIFVNAAAMNTTALLLNSTSSRFPNGIGNDNELMGTHIAFHNYRARVSASYEGFADKTTSGRRVAGSYMPRWRNLYEQETDFIRGYAAGFSTGRGEYFGRDGVGADLKNNLMDRQTGPWHVGSHMMGETIPKESSKLTLDKTKTDEWGIPLIHFDLDYDDNDEKMVKDYLENTVEMFEKAGFTNIRTNDSNQAPGLDIHEMGGVRMGKDPKTSLLNKYNQLHECKNVFVTDGAMMTSTSTQNPSLTYMAFTARAVDYAVKEMKKGNL, from the coding sequence ATGACTAATAAAGATAAATCATCGAAAAAAAGGAAGTATGACGCCATTGTCATAGGTTCTGGAATTAGTGGTGGCTGGGCCGCAAAAGAGCTAGCAGAAAAAGGTTTGAAAACCTTAATATTAGAGCGTGGCCCAGATGTAAAACACATCATTGATTACCCTACCACTAACATGCAACCTTGGGATTTTGAGCATGGACTTGGGTTGTCACTGAAAGAAAAAGAAGAAAACCCAATAGCTTCAAAATGTTACATTTTCAAAGAAGATGCGAAACAATTTGTGGTAAAAGACAAAGAACAACCATATGTTCAAGACAAACCTTTTGATTGGATTCGTGGCTACCAGGTAGGTGGGAAATCTTTGCTTTGGGCACGTGAGACTCAGCGATGGAGTCACTTAGATTTTGAAGGTCCTGCAAGAGACGGTTTTGCTGTAGAGTGGCCAGTAACCTATGATGAACTAGCTCCATGGTATAGCTATGTAGAAAAGTTTGCAGGTATTTCGGGAAATAGAGACGGCATTGAAAGTTTGCCAGATGGCGAATTCTTGAAACCATTTGAGCAAAGCTGTGTAGAAGAGTACTTTGATAAATTTCTTCAAAAAAACTATGAAAACCGTAGAGCCATTATTGCCCGCAAGGCACATATAACAGACCCTCAAGATATTCATACGCAACAAGGAAGAGCAAGGTGCATGCATCGTAACCTTTGTCAAAGAGGTTGCCCTTATGGTGGATACTTTAGCAGTAATGCTTCTACCATTCCTTGGGCTTTAAATACAGGAAACTGTACACTAAGAGCCGATTCTGTAGTGCAGTCTATCATCTATGATGAGCAAAAAGGCAAAGCTGTTGGTGTAAAAGTTATTGACAGAATTACTAAAGAAGAAATTGATTTCTTTGCTGACATCATTTTTGTGAATGCGGCAGCTATGAACACTACCGCCTTACTGTTAAACAGTACTTCTAGTAGATTCCCAAATGGCATAGGAAATGATAATGAATTGATGGGAACGCACATTGCTTTCCATAATTATAGAGCTCGTGTGAGTGCGTCTTATGAGGGCTTTGCGGACAAAACGACTTCTGGCCGTAGAGTTGCTGGAAGTTATATGCCGAGATGGCGAAACCTTTATGAACAAGAAACTGACTTTATCCGTGGTTATGCCGCAGGATTCTCAACCGGAAGAGGTGAGTACTTTGGAAGAGATGGTGTTGGTGCTGATTTGAAAAACAATCTAATGGATCGTCAAACAGGACCATGGCACGTAGGTTCTCACATGATGGGCGAAACCATTCCGAAAGAATCTAGCAAGCTTACCCTTGATAAGACAAAAACAGATGAATGGGGTATTCCATTAATTCATTTTGACCTAGACTATGACGACAATGATGAAAAAATGGTTAAGGATTATTTAGAAAACACCGTAGAGATGTTTGAAAAAGCTGGCTTTACTAACATCCGAACTAATGACTCAAATCAAGCTCCTGGACTTGACATTCATGAGATGGGTGGTGTAAGAATGGGTAAAGACCCAAAAACATCTTTATTAAATAAGTACAATCAGCTTCATGAATGCAAAAATGTATTTGTAACGGATGGTGCCATGATGACTTCTACCTCTACGCAGAATCCATCATTAACGTATATGGCCTTCACAGCCCGTGCGGTAGATTACGCTGTCAAAGAAATGAAGAAAGGGAATTTATAA
- a CDS encoding RNA polymerase sigma factor, with the protein MFQRKKKSLDLDEILDGCLKKRSSAQKHLYERFYGFAKSIALRYASSSDEVQEMMNDGFLKIFSKLELYDRNQSFEAWFKTVMVRTCIDYYRKNHSRVGMVDIDDLHYLSYDDNLLAKLSAEEILDLMKHLPPSYRAVFSLFIVEGYSHAEIGKMLGINEGTSRSNLSKARVKMQELIKRYSSDINNYRNVI; encoded by the coding sequence GTGTTTCAAAGAAAGAAGAAAAGTCTAGACTTAGATGAGATCTTGGACGGATGCCTTAAAAAAAGGTCCTCTGCCCAAAAGCACCTCTATGAGCGATTCTATGGATTCGCTAAGAGTATTGCTTTGCGTTATGCCTCCAGTAGCGACGAAGTTCAGGAAATGATGAACGACGGCTTTTTGAAGATTTTTTCAAAACTGGAGCTTTACGACAGAAATCAATCATTTGAGGCTTGGTTTAAAACAGTAATGGTCAGAACCTGCATTGACTATTACAGAAAAAACCATTCTAGGGTTGGCATGGTCGACATTGACGACCTCCACTACCTTTCCTATGACGACAACCTTCTTGCAAAATTATCGGCAGAAGAAATTCTAGATTTAATGAAACATCTTCCGCCATCGTATAGAGCAGTCTTTTCTTTGTTTATTGTGGAAGGATACAGCCACGCTGAAATAGGAAAAATGTTAGGCATAAACGAAGGAACGTCTCGCTCAAACCTTTCAAAGGCTAGAGTTAAAATGCAGGAATTGATTAAAAGATATTCATCAGACATAAATAATTATAGAAATGTCATTTGA